The Chloroflexota bacterium genome includes a region encoding these proteins:
- a CDS encoding proline dehydrogenase family protein — MRTILLWMARNPWLRERLPRLAFVRRAVRSFMPGEDLAAAMAAAEADAADGVHAVFTRLGENVTDLSEAQAVADHYHAVLDEIASQKLNAEISVKLTQLGYDLDVEAAQAHVDGLARHAAELGTWAWIDMEGSPYVEGTIAFYERVRAAHENVGLCLQAYLHRTPADVQRLLPLRPAIRLVKGAYDEPASIAYRTRGEVDAAYLAIAATLAPAVRDGRARFIAATHDVDLIEQFARFAAAIGLAPARIEVQMLYGIRADRQRQLAGRGFDVRCLIAYGEHWYPWYMRRLAERPANVLFALRQILPR, encoded by the coding sequence GTGCGGACGATCCTGCTCTGGATGGCACGCAACCCGTGGCTCCGGGAGCGACTGCCCCGACTCGCGTTCGTTCGGCGGGCCGTCCGCAGCTTCATGCCGGGCGAGGACCTCGCGGCCGCGATGGCGGCCGCGGAGGCGGACGCCGCGGACGGCGTACACGCCGTCTTCACGAGGCTCGGCGAGAATGTCACGGACCTCTCCGAGGCACAGGCCGTCGCCGACCACTACCACGCCGTCCTGGACGAGATCGCGTCACAGAAGCTGAACGCCGAGATCTCGGTCAAGCTCACCCAGCTCGGCTACGACCTCGACGTCGAGGCGGCCCAGGCCCACGTCGACGGCCTGGCCCGACACGCCGCGGAGCTGGGCACCTGGGCATGGATCGACATGGAGGGCAGCCCGTACGTCGAGGGCACGATCGCCTTCTACGAACGCGTGCGCGCCGCCCACGAGAACGTCGGCCTGTGCCTCCAGGCCTACCTCCACCGGACCCCGGCCGACGTCCAGCGGCTGCTCCCCCTGCGGCCGGCGATCCGGCTCGTCAAGGGGGCCTACGACGAGCCGGCCTCGATCGCCTACCGGACCCGGGGCGAAGTCGACGCGGCCTACCTCGCGATCGCGGCGACCCTCGCCCCGGCGGTCCGCGACGGCCGCGCCCGGTTCATCGCGGCGACCCACGACGTGGACCTCATCGAGCAGTTCGCCCGCTTCGCGGCGGCGATCGGTCTCGCGCCGGCGCGGATCGAGGTCCAGATGCTCTACGGGATCCGGGCAGACCGCCAGCGTCAGCTCGCCGGGCGCGGCTTCGACGTCCGCTGCCTCATCGCCTACGGCGAGCACTGGTACCCGTGGTACATGCGCCGCCTCGCGGAGCGTCCGGCGAACGTCCTCTTCGCGCTCCGCCAGATCCTCCCGCGGTAG
- a CDS encoding TetR family transcriptional regulator: protein MTLTRPREAALHGAATRLFRERGFHATSMQDLAEALGMNRGSLYHYIESKDDLLWTIVSGALERLDASVRPEIEADASAGERLCRAIDAHLAFAVEHGDELALIQIELRSLNDERRREIIRRRDAYEAAWRRVVNDGIAAGELRPMNVTLATIAILSACNWFTQWYRSDGPLSAGEIGSVFAELYLDGMRATGGSSTHDSPWPAAAR from the coding sequence ATGACCCTCACCCGCCCTCGGGAAGCGGCGCTCCACGGAGCCGCCACGCGGCTCTTCCGTGAGCGCGGCTTCCACGCCACCTCGATGCAGGATCTCGCAGAGGCGCTGGGCATGAACCGCGGCAGCCTCTATCACTACATCGAGTCCAAGGACGACCTGCTCTGGACGATCGTCAGCGGCGCGCTCGAGCGGCTCGACGCGAGCGTTCGTCCCGAGATCGAGGCCGACGCATCGGCCGGCGAGCGACTCTGCCGCGCCATCGACGCCCATCTCGCCTTCGCGGTCGAGCACGGCGACGAGCTGGCGCTCATCCAGATCGAGCTGCGCTCGCTCAACGACGAGCGCCGTCGCGAGATCATCCGTCGGCGAGACGCCTACGAGGCTGCGTGGCGGCGCGTCGTCAACGACGGCATCGCTGCGGGCGAGCTGCGCCCGATGAACGTGACGCTCGCAACGATCGCGATCCTCTCGGCCTGCAACTGGTTCACCCAGTGGTACCGGTCCGACGGCCCGCTCAGCGCCGGGGAGATCGGTTCCGTCTTTGCCGAGCTCTACCTGGACGGCATGCGCGCGACCGGGGGATCCTCGACCCACGACTCGCCCTGGCCGGCGGCCGCTCGATGA
- the lgt gene encoding prolipoprotein diacylglyceryl transferase, protein MPFVIDIDPVAFSLLGIPIRWYGLTLAVAVAVAFWLAQREGRRHGIAPDLIGDGAVWVGVAALIGGRALYVVQNELATLADHPAHVFMAWTGGLSFYGGLIGAVVALVVFARRRRISLLPALDIVAPAAAIGQAIGHLGCLIGGDSSGIPTDLPWAVIYRNPGAMAPLNLPLHPTQAYEAILLAALFVGLWFGRRRLAGIGDGVLASGYLLGLAVIRFGLFFLRDEPAVFLGLKTAQWFGLGIAAFAVALFIVARRQARPVQPRSIQLEVSRP, encoded by the coding sequence ATGCCCTTCGTCATTGACATCGACCCCGTCGCGTTCTCCCTCCTCGGGATCCCGATCCGCTGGTACGGACTCACCCTGGCCGTCGCGGTCGCGGTGGCGTTCTGGCTCGCCCAACGCGAGGGACGGCGGCACGGGATCGCGCCTGATCTCATCGGAGACGGAGCCGTCTGGGTGGGCGTCGCTGCGCTCATCGGTGGCCGGGCCCTCTATGTGGTTCAAAACGAGCTGGCGACGCTCGCCGACCACCCGGCCCATGTGTTCATGGCCTGGACCGGCGGCCTCTCCTTCTACGGTGGCCTGATCGGGGCCGTCGTCGCGCTGGTCGTCTTCGCGCGGCGGCGGCGGATCTCGCTGCTGCCCGCGCTCGACATCGTCGCGCCGGCGGCGGCGATCGGCCAGGCGATCGGGCACCTCGGCTGCCTGATCGGCGGCGATTCGTCCGGGATCCCGACCGATCTGCCGTGGGCGGTGATCTACCGGAACCCTGGCGCGATGGCGCCGCTGAACCTCCCGCTGCATCCGACCCAGGCCTATGAGGCGATCCTCCTGGCGGCGCTCTTCGTCGGCCTCTGGTTCGGGCGACGGCGCCTGGCCGGGATCGGCGATGGGGTCCTCGCGAGCGGCTACCTCCTCGGGCTCGCCGTCATCCGGTTCGGGCTCTTCTTCCTTCGCGACGAGCCGGCCGTCTTCCTCGGGCTCAAGACCGCGCAGTGGTTCGGTCTCGGGATCGCGGCCTTCGCGGTCGCCCTGTTCATCGTCGCGCGCCGTCAGGCGCGTCCGGTCCAGCCACGTTCGATCCAGCTGGAGGTCAGCCGACCATGA
- a CDS encoding cupredoxin domain-containing protein, which translates to MTRRSRATRLAGQPPAAGHRAATPPESRPGGLQSRPLRLAAFATIALVVGGLAIGLVVSRLQGPGGSDVAAIQVHASMGGFDPPGLTVKAGQAVQIELSSMDSSFHSDGGGWHELAIDALGIDWKVGPQSSKVFGFTAPATAGTYTFYCNICCGGKENPSMVGKLTVTA; encoded by the coding sequence ATGACTCGTCGATCCAGGGCCACCCGCCTCGCGGGCCAGCCACCTGCAGCCGGCCACCGCGCGGCCACGCCTCCCGAGTCGCGGCCGGGCGGACTTCAGTCGCGGCCCCTCCGACTCGCCGCGTTTGCGACGATCGCGCTCGTCGTCGGCGGGTTGGCGATCGGCCTGGTCGTGAGCCGGTTGCAGGGCCCCGGCGGGAGCGACGTGGCGGCGATCCAGGTCCACGCGAGCATGGGCGGCTTCGATCCGCCCGGCCTGACCGTCAAGGCGGGGCAGGCAGTCCAGATCGAGCTCAGCAGCATGGACTCCTCATTCCACAGCGACGGAGGCGGCTGGCACGAGCTCGCGATCGATGCCCTCGGCATCGACTGGAAGGTCGGCCCCCAGAGCAGCAAGGTCTTCGGGTTCACGGCACCCGCGACGGCCGGCACCTACACGTTCTACTGCAACATCTGCTGCGGCGGCAAGGAGAACCCCTCGATGGTCGGCAAGCTCACGGTGACCGCCTGA
- a CDS encoding multicopper oxidase domain-containing protein, with protein METLTLPGQSTTLTMTFDHPGAYQFLCTIPGHAAAGMTGAVFVTP; from the coding sequence GTGGAGACGCTCACGCTCCCTGGTCAATCGACGACGCTGACGATGACGTTCGATCACCCGGGCGCCTACCAGTTCCTCTGCACGATCCCGGGCCACGCCGCAGCCGGGATGACCGGTGCGGTGTTCGTCACGCCGTAG
- a CDS encoding acyl-CoA dehydrogenase family protein, protein MAGIDPRPPTAVTAPAGGAFLVAPVATGSVFTPERLSPQHLAIRESIGEFVAREVEPRRERLEARDYATHRELMAILGHDGFVGIEVPEAYGGAGLDHVTAVVVIEALSPAGALAVTYAAHAGIGTLPTVFFGTDEQKRRHLPGLAAGRTIAAYALTEPGTGSDAQAIRTLAVRQTDGSYRLDGAKQFITNAGFADLFTVYARVEGVEGVESVGEGVEGVGEPRGIAAFLVERGTPGLEVGAEEHKLGIHGNSTCPLTLDGVIVPAENLLGTIGEGHRIAFNVLNVGRFKLAAAALGGMRPAVRTALEYAQGRVAFGRPIFGFPLVAEKIAGMAVRTYAIESMVYRIAGLIDGRLGGVEAGGSAEAVRAALEEYAVECSIAKVAASEDLDWVVDELVQVHGGYGYIEGYPAAQAYRDARINRIWEGTNEINRLLVPGTLIRRAVKGRLDLLGPARRAQEALLAPSTAGLDRAADDPLGSEAVLVEGLRQVTLLLAGGAVQRYGTTLEEEQEVLAGLADLAIALFTTESALVRARQARGETDAATASRHLDLARLVVLERVGPAELIARSLATRVADGDEARMLQSGIRRLLRGEPVDRIAIARRVAAAVETAGGYPV, encoded by the coding sequence ATGGCCGGGATCGATCCACGACCGCCGACCGCGGTGACCGCTCCGGCGGGCGGCGCCTTCCTCGTCGCGCCCGTCGCGACAGGGAGCGTCTTCACCCCCGAGCGTCTCTCTCCCCAGCACCTCGCCATCCGCGAATCGATCGGCGAGTTCGTTGCCCGGGAGGTCGAGCCGCGCCGCGAGCGGCTCGAGGCGAGGGACTACGCGACGCACCGCGAGCTGATGGCGATCCTCGGGCACGATGGCTTCGTGGGCATCGAGGTCCCCGAAGCGTACGGCGGTGCGGGACTCGACCATGTCACCGCGGTCGTCGTCATCGAGGCGCTCTCGCCGGCCGGTGCGCTGGCCGTCACGTACGCGGCGCACGCCGGTATCGGGACGCTGCCGACGGTCTTCTTCGGCACGGACGAACAGAAACGCCGTCACCTGCCGGGCCTCGCCGCTGGGAGGACCATCGCCGCCTATGCCCTGACGGAGCCGGGCACCGGCTCGGACGCGCAGGCGATCCGGACGCTGGCGGTCCGCCAGACGGATGGGAGTTACCGCCTCGACGGCGCCAAGCAGTTCATCACCAATGCGGGCTTCGCCGACCTCTTCACGGTCTACGCCCGCGTCGAGGGCGTCGAGGGCGTCGAAAGCGTCGGCGAGGGCGTCGAGGGCGTCGGCGAGCCGCGGGGGATCGCCGCCTTCCTCGTCGAGCGCGGGACGCCGGGCCTCGAGGTCGGGGCGGAAGAGCACAAGCTCGGCATCCACGGCAACTCGACCTGCCCCCTCACGCTCGACGGCGTCATCGTCCCGGCGGAGAACCTGCTGGGCACCATCGGCGAGGGCCACAGGATCGCCTTCAACGTCCTCAACGTGGGGCGCTTCAAGCTGGCGGCGGCAGCTCTCGGCGGCATGCGCCCGGCAGTGCGCACGGCCCTCGAATACGCGCAGGGGCGGGTCGCCTTCGGCCGGCCCATCTTCGGGTTCCCGCTGGTGGCCGAGAAGATCGCGGGCATGGCCGTCCGAACCTACGCGATCGAATCGATGGTGTACCGGATCGCGGGGCTCATCGACGGGCGGCTCGGCGGCGTCGAGGCTGGCGGCTCGGCGGAGGCGGTCCGGGCTGCCCTCGAGGAATATGCAGTCGAGTGCTCGATCGCCAAGGTCGCCGCCAGTGAGGACCTCGACTGGGTGGTCGACGAGCTCGTGCAGGTCCACGGTGGCTACGGCTACATCGAGGGATATCCGGCCGCGCAGGCCTACCGCGATGCGCGGATCAACCGCATCTGGGAAGGCACCAACGAGATCAACCGTCTGCTCGTACCGGGGACCCTCATCCGCCGTGCCGTGAAGGGCCGGCTCGACCTCCTGGGGCCGGCCAGACGGGCCCAGGAGGCGCTCCTGGCCCCGTCGACGGCGGGACTCGATCGCGCCGCAGATGATCCGCTGGGGTCCGAGGCGGTGCTCGTCGAGGGGCTGCGCCAGGTCACGCTCCTGCTCGCCGGTGGCGCGGTCCAGCGCTACGGGACGACGCTGGAGGAGGAGCAGGAGGTGCTGGCGGGACTGGCCGACCTGGCCATCGCGCTCTTCACCACCGAGAGCGCCCTCGTCCGCGCCCGCCAGGCACGTGGCGAGACGGACGCGGCGACGGCCTCCCGCCACCTGGACCTGGCGCGACTGGTCGTCCTCGAGCGCGTCGGGCCGGCCGAGCTGATCGCCCGCTCACTCGCCACCCGCGTCGCGGATGGCGATGAGGCGCGGATGCTCCAGTCCGGGATCCGACGCCTGCTGCGCGGCGAACCCGTCGATCGGATCGCCATCGCGCGGCGCGTCGCGGCGGCCGTCGAGACGGCCGGCGGCTATCCGGTCTGA
- a CDS encoding 3-hydroxyacyl-CoA dehydrogenase, with amino-acid sequence MIPRIRSAVVLGAGTMGAQIACLLATAGAGVRLLDLDADIAARGLERALKLRPSPVHRAIDAERIRTGGFDELADAVADADWVLEAIVEQLAPKRELFAHLEAALAPRAIDTWPIVSTNTSGISIHAIEEGRSDVFRRAFLGTHFFNPPRYARLLELIPTESTDPATIERLEAYASRHLGKGTVRARDTPAFIANRLGVYAMQRALSLAQELGLGVDEVDELTGTLIGRPRSATFRTLDLVGLDVAVTVADHCHADLPDDPEREVFAVAPVLRQLVERGALGEKTGAGFFRREGAEILAFDLETAAYRPRRRVASTALELARNEPDLRRRLSLLLAADDRAGTYLRRLFDATLGYAATVGPGIADGAADVDSAMRRGFGWQLGPFETWDALGVERVAMRLPVVPALVQQVLAGPGAFYRDRAALDFSSGQLRPIPERPGTLDLDARSAADPGLPSNASASLLDLGRGILGLELHGKLNVLGMDVIELVTRACELASRAYDGLVIGTRANDFSAGANLALILVEAEEGDWDGLDLAVRRFQAATRAIRYAGVPVVVAARGLTLGGGAEFCLAATRCQPLGETYIGLVETGVGLLPAGGGSTAMTRRATEGVPEGSNADLFAFFQHALETIALARVATSAEEAVSWGLFTPADLVTADPDRQWADAAATARHLAEVGYHPPLPRSIPVVGRRGIAAAEALTFNQLGGGYLSEHDRKVVLELAGVMSGGDLAEGTPVAEAYLLDLEREAFLRLLGEPKTRDRIRHTLKTGKPLRN; translated from the coding sequence ATGATCCCCCGCATCCGCTCTGCGGTGGTCCTCGGGGCGGGCACCATGGGCGCCCAGATCGCGTGCCTGCTCGCCACCGCCGGGGCCGGGGTCCGCCTGCTCGATCTCGATGCCGACATCGCCGCCCGAGGCCTCGAACGAGCGCTCAAGCTCCGCCCGAGCCCGGTCCACCGGGCCATCGACGCCGAACGGATCCGGACGGGCGGCTTCGATGAGTTGGCCGACGCCGTCGCGGACGCCGACTGGGTGCTCGAGGCGATTGTCGAACAGCTCGCCCCGAAGCGCGAGCTGTTCGCTCACCTCGAGGCTGCCCTCGCCCCCCGCGCCATCGACACCTGGCCCATCGTGAGCACGAACACGAGCGGCATCAGCATCCACGCCATCGAGGAGGGTCGCTCCGATGTCTTCCGCCGCGCCTTCCTCGGCACACACTTCTTCAACCCGCCGCGCTACGCGCGACTCCTGGAGCTGATTCCGACCGAGTCGACCGACCCGGCCACGATCGAGCGTCTGGAGGCCTACGCCAGCCGCCATCTCGGCAAGGGCACGGTGCGCGCCAGGGATACGCCGGCCTTCATCGCCAATCGCCTCGGCGTGTACGCGATGCAGCGGGCGTTGAGCCTGGCCCAGGAGCTGGGGCTCGGGGTCGACGAGGTCGACGAGCTGACGGGGACCCTCATCGGCCGGCCGCGGAGCGCGACCTTCCGCACCCTCGACCTGGTCGGTCTCGATGTCGCGGTCACCGTCGCCGATCACTGCCACGCCGACCTGCCCGACGATCCCGAGCGGGAGGTCTTCGCCGTCGCACCCGTGCTCCGCCAGCTCGTCGAGCGGGGGGCGCTGGGGGAGAAGACCGGGGCCGGCTTCTTTCGGCGCGAGGGGGCGGAGATCCTCGCCTTCGACCTCGAGACCGCTGCGTACCGGCCGCGGCGGCGCGTCGCTTCGACGGCGCTGGAGCTGGCCAGGAACGAGCCCGACCTGCGCCGGCGCCTGTCCCTGCTGCTCGCCGCCGACGATCGCGCCGGCACGTACCTGCGACGGCTCTTCGACGCGACGCTCGGCTACGCCGCGACGGTCGGACCCGGGATCGCCGACGGCGCGGCCGATGTCGATTCGGCGATGCGCCGGGGCTTCGGCTGGCAGCTCGGGCCGTTCGAGACCTGGGACGCTCTGGGCGTGGAGCGGGTCGCGATGCGGCTCCCCGTGGTCCCCGCGCTCGTTCAGCAGGTCCTGGCCGGCCCCGGTGCCTTCTACCGCGACCGTGCTGCGCTCGACTTCAGCAGCGGCCAGCTCCGTCCGATCCCCGAGCGCCCCGGCACGCTCGACCTCGATGCGCGCTCGGCCGCCGATCCGGGACTCCCCTCCAACGCCTCGGCTTCGCTGCTCGACCTGGGCCGGGGCATCCTTGGTCTCGAGTTGCACGGCAAGCTCAACGTGCTGGGGATGGACGTCATCGAGCTCGTGACGCGCGCCTGTGAGCTGGCCTCGCGCGCCTACGACGGCCTCGTCATCGGCACGCGCGCCAACGATTTCTCGGCCGGCGCGAACCTCGCGCTCATCCTCGTGGAGGCCGAGGAGGGCGACTGGGATGGGCTCGACCTCGCGGTCCGGCGCTTCCAGGCGGCGACGCGAGCGATCCGCTACGCCGGTGTACCGGTCGTCGTGGCGGCACGCGGTCTGACGCTCGGCGGCGGCGCGGAGTTCTGCCTCGCGGCGACGCGCTGCCAGCCGCTCGGCGAGACGTACATCGGGCTCGTGGAGACGGGTGTCGGGCTGCTGCCCGCCGGCGGCGGCTCGACCGCCATGACACGCCGCGCCACCGAGGGCGTCCCCGAGGGCTCGAACGCCGACCTCTTTGCCTTCTTCCAGCATGCGCTCGAGACGATCGCCCTGGCGCGGGTCGCGACGAGCGCGGAGGAGGCGGTTTCGTGGGGACTCTTCACGCCTGCCGACCTCGTGACGGCGGACCCCGACCGGCAGTGGGCGGATGCGGCGGCCACCGCCCGGCATCTCGCCGAGGTCGGCTACCACCCGCCCCTGCCGCGGTCGATCCCCGTCGTGGGCCGGCGCGGCATCGCCGCCGCGGAGGCACTCACGTTCAATCAACTCGGTGGCGGCTATCTCTCGGAGCACGACCGGAAGGTGGTCCTCGAGTTGGCCGGGGTCATGAGCGGCGGCGATCTCGCGGAGGGGACGCCGGTCGCGGAGGCGTACCTGCTCGACCTGGAGCGCGAGGCCTTCCTGCGCCTCCTCGGCGAGCCGAAGACGCGCGACCGGATCCGCCACACGCTCAAGACCGGCAAGCCGCTCCGCAACTGA
- a CDS encoding thiolase family protein has translation MRDAVIVSAARTAVGRAPRGALRETSPEQLAIAAVREALARVPALDSAEVEDLILGCAMPEGAQGLNIARQVGLASGLPVGSSAMTVNRFCASGLQALALATQSVASGVTDVVVAGGMESMSFVPMTGFHFAPGPAIAAQWPQVFMNMGLTAEEVSRRYGVSRDDQDAWALRSHQRAAAAQDAGRFTDEIVSVEAVQTTLTDGRPGVSHRPFDADEGIRRDSDAAALARLRPAFALDGTVTAGNSSQMSDGAAALVVMSGERAAQLGIEPLGRLAAFATVGVAPEIMGVGPVGAVPRALKKAGLSLADISAIELNEAFAAQVVAVVRELGLDEERVNPNGGAIALGHPLGATGAKLSVQLLNELARREARYGIVTMCVGGGQGAAGIIEWLGGRMRPAGAARAADEEAAR, from the coding sequence ATGCGCGACGCCGTCATCGTCTCAGCCGCCAGGACTGCCGTCGGCAGAGCGCCCCGCGGCGCCCTCCGCGAAACGAGCCCCGAGCAGCTGGCGATCGCCGCCGTGCGCGAGGCGCTGGCCCGCGTCCCGGCCCTCGACAGCGCGGAGGTCGAGGATCTCATCCTCGGTTGCGCCATGCCCGAGGGAGCCCAGGGCCTCAACATCGCCCGCCAGGTCGGGCTCGCGTCGGGACTGCCGGTCGGCTCGAGCGCCATGACCGTCAACCGCTTCTGCGCCTCCGGACTGCAGGCGCTGGCCCTGGCGACGCAGTCGGTCGCGTCGGGCGTCACCGACGTGGTCGTCGCCGGGGGCATGGAGTCGATGAGCTTCGTGCCCATGACCGGCTTTCACTTCGCGCCGGGGCCCGCGATCGCCGCCCAGTGGCCGCAGGTGTTCATGAATATGGGCCTGACCGCCGAGGAGGTCTCCCGCCGCTACGGCGTCAGCCGCGACGACCAGGACGCCTGGGCGCTGCGCTCGCATCAGCGCGCGGCAGCGGCCCAGGATGCCGGCCGCTTCACGGACGAGATCGTGTCGGTCGAGGCCGTCCAGACGACACTCACCGATGGGCGACCCGGCGTCTCGCATCGGCCCTTCGACGCCGACGAGGGGATCCGCCGCGACAGCGACGCCGCGGCGCTCGCCCGGCTGCGTCCCGCCTTCGCGCTCGACGGCACCGTCACCGCCGGCAACAGCTCGCAGATGAGCGACGGCGCCGCCGCGCTCGTGGTCATGAGCGGCGAGCGGGCGGCCCAGCTGGGCATCGAGCCGCTGGGGCGGCTGGCGGCCTTCGCGACGGTGGGTGTGGCGCCCGAGATCATGGGCGTCGGTCCCGTCGGCGCCGTCCCCAGGGCCTTGAAGAAGGCCGGCCTCTCGCTCGCCGACATCTCGGCCATCGAGCTCAACGAGGCCTTCGCCGCACAGGTCGTGGCGGTGGTGCGCGAGCTGGGACTCGACGAAGAGCGGGTCAACCCCAACGGCGGAGCGATCGCGCTCGGGCATCCCCTCGGTGCGACCGGGGCGAAGCTCAGCGTTCAGCTGCTCAACGAGCTGGCCCGCCGGGAGGCCCGCTACGGGATCGTCACCATGTGCGTGGGCGGTGGCCAGGGCGCGGCCGGCATCATCGAGTGGCTGGGTGGCCGCATGCGGCCGGCCGGCGCGGCACGCGCCGCGGACGAGGAGGCGGCGCGATGA
- a CDS encoding long-chain fatty acid--CoA ligase, protein MNAPTSVPPTGVPTGQSPDLLEERPWLAHYEPGVPAEIEVPPVTLDRLLRDAATRWPARVALVFLGARTTYAELDRAVDRMAAALHQMGVAPGDRVSIHLPTTPAFVIGFLGTLRAGAIAAPVSPLSVEREIRELLAQTRPRVSICLDLLVPRVRAARAELGDVLPAATGTSGVISTGIQDSLPRLLRMLYPLKARREGRWRPVPHSAETPNLFRLLSASPAERIDSPARSVDPAVLQPTGGTTGTPKAATLTHRNLVANAIQVAAWFPGARPGEATVLCALPYFHIYGLTVALDYALLMGATQILHPRFDPHAVLKSIARYRPQLFPGAPMFYATLLQLPETQKYDLHSVDACISGSAPLPGPVQDGFEALTGGRVSEGYGLTEASPVTHCNPVHGERRLGTVGLPFPSTEAQVVDLEAGARVLPPGEVGELRVRGPQVMSGYWERPEETATALRDGWLYTGDISSMDAEGYFRIVDRRKDMIIVSGVNVYPREIEDVLHEHPAVVEAAVIGEPHPLKGEVPHAFVVLRAGTTVTPEELIAHCHQNLSPYKVPAIVEVRAELPRSFVGKVLRRVLAEEAAAAGGSAGAAAPATGSAGPPD, encoded by the coding sequence ATGAACGCACCGACCTCCGTTCCGCCGACCGGTGTGCCAACCGGCCAGTCGCCGGACCTGCTCGAGGAGCGGCCCTGGCTGGCCCACTACGAGCCCGGCGTCCCGGCCGAGATCGAAGTGCCGCCCGTCACCCTCGACCGGCTGCTGCGGGACGCGGCGACCCGTTGGCCGGCCCGCGTTGCGCTCGTCTTCCTCGGTGCGCGGACGACCTACGCGGAGCTCGACCGGGCCGTCGACCGGATGGCGGCTGCCCTGCACCAGATGGGCGTCGCGCCGGGTGACCGGGTGAGCATCCACCTGCCGACCACGCCGGCCTTCGTCATCGGCTTCCTGGGCACCCTGCGCGCCGGTGCGATCGCGGCACCCGTCAGTCCGCTCTCGGTGGAGCGGGAGATCCGCGAGCTCCTCGCCCAGACGCGGCCGCGTGTCTCGATCTGCCTGGACCTGCTCGTGCCGCGGGTGCGGGCCGCCCGTGCCGAACTGGGCGATGTTCTCCCCGCCGCGACCGGCACCTCGGGCGTCATCTCGACCGGCATCCAGGACTCTCTCCCGCGCCTCCTGCGGATGCTCTACCCGCTGAAGGCGCGCCGCGAGGGACGCTGGAGGCCCGTTCCGCACTCCGCGGAGACACCCAACCTCTTCCGGCTCCTGTCGGCCTCGCCGGCCGAGCGGATCGACTCGCCCGCCCGGTCCGTGGACCCGGCGGTCCTGCAGCCGACCGGCGGCACCACCGGCACCCCCAAGGCGGCGACCCTCACCCACCGCAACCTCGTCGCCAACGCGATCCAGGTGGCGGCCTGGTTCCCCGGCGCCCGGCCGGGCGAGGCCACCGTGCTCTGCGCGCTGCCCTACTTCCACATCTACGGCCTGACCGTCGCGCTCGACTATGCGCTGCTGATGGGCGCCACCCAGATCCTCCACCCACGCTTTGACCCGCACGCGGTCCTCAAGTCCATCGCGCGCTATCGGCCACAGCTGTTCCCGGGCGCACCGATGTTCTACGCGACGCTGCTGCAGCTGCCGGAGACGCAGAAGTACGATCTGCACTCGGTGGATGCCTGTATCAGCGGCTCGGCGCCGCTGCCCGGTCCGGTGCAGGACGGCTTCGAGGCGCTCACCGGCGGGCGCGTCTCGGAGGGTTACGGTCTGACCGAGGCGAGCCCGGTCACCCACTGCAACCCCGTTCACGGGGAGCGTCGGCTGGGCACGGTCGGTCTGCCCTTCCCCTCGACCGAAGCCCAGGTCGTTGACCTCGAGGCCGGCGCGCGCGTCCTGCCGCCCGGTGAGGTGGGCGAGCTGCGCGTCCGCGGCCCCCAGGTGATGAGCGGCTACTGGGAGCGACCTGAGGAGACAGCGACGGCCCTGCGGGACGGCTGGCTCTACACCGGCGACATCAGCTCGATGGACGCCGAGGGCTACTTCCGCATCGTCGACCGACGCAAGGACATGATCATCGTCAGCGGCGTGAACGTCTACCCGCGCGAGATCGAGGATGTACTGCACGAGCACCCGGCGGTGGTCGAGGCGGCGGTCATCGGGGAGCCCCATCCGCTCAAGGGCGAGGTTCCGCACGCGTTCGTGGTGCTCCGCGCGGGCACGACCGTCACGCCCGAGGAGCTCATCGCTCACTGCCACCAGAACCTCTCCCCGTACAAGGTGCCGGCGATCGTCGAGGTGCGCGCGGAGTTGCCGCGTTCCTTCGTGGGCAAGGTCCTGCGGCGGGTCCTCGCCGAGGAAGCGGCGGCGGCAGGCGGGTCCGCAGGGGCGGCCGCGCCCGCCACCGGGAGCGCCGGTCCGCCGGACTGA
- a CDS encoding cupredoxin domain-containing protein, with translation MLEQRVQARFDPSGHQIVDVTVHRGYQPASIRAQAGVPLRIVFRREDDDACSERVVFSAPRLDRRLTPTGMTTIDLPGQPAGEIRFTCGMGRYRGRIEFVDDRTASLVTRIRAAASRRWASRGSHRSR, from the coding sequence ATGCTGGAGCAGCGAGTCCAGGCGCGATTCGATCCGAGCGGCCACCAGATCGTTGACGTCACCGTCCATCGCGGCTATCAGCCGGCCTCGATCCGTGCGCAGGCGGGCGTGCCGCTGCGGATCGTCTTCCGGCGCGAGGACGATGACGCCTGCTCCGAGCGGGTCGTCTTCTCCGCCCCAAGGCTGGATCGCCGACTCACGCCCACCGGCATGACCACGATCGATCTGCCCGGACAGCCGGCGGGCGAGATCCGCTTCACGTGCGGCATGGGCCGCTACCGCGGCCGGATCGAGTTCGTCGACGACCGCACAGCGTCGCTCGTCACGCGGATCCGCGCCGCGGCCAGCCGCCGGTGGGCCTCCCGCGGCTCTCATCGATCCAGGTAG